The Streptomyces vinaceus genome contains the following window.
ACAAGATGCTCGGCGAGGCGGCGCAGAAGCGCGACCAGGGCGGACAGGGCGGGCAGGGCCCGCAGGACGGCCCGGATCCGGCGTCCGCCGCCGACTCCGACTCCGACTCCGACTCCGACTCCGACTCCGACGGCGAGGGTGAAACGAAGAAGTGAGCCTGTACGACGACGCGCTGCTGGTCCTCAAGCGGTACGAGGACCAGCCCGAGCTGCGCGACCTCTACCTGGAGCACCTGGCCGCCCACCCGGACGGGATGTACAAGCCCTGCCAGGCCGGGCACCTCACCGGCAGCGCCCTGGTCATCGACCCGGCGGGCGGGCGCGTCCTGCTGACCCTGCACAAGAAGCTCGGCATCTGGCTCCAGATGGGCGGTCACTGCGAGCCCGAGGACACCACCCTGGCGGGTGCCGCGCTGCGCGAAGCCGTCGAGGAGTCGGGCATCGCCTCCGGGCTGACCCTGCTCCCGGGCGGCCCCGTACGGCTGGACCGGCACCCGATCCCGGCGCCGTGCAACTGGCACCTGGACGTGCAGTACGCGGCGCTGGCCCCGGCCGACGCGGTGGCGGAGATCAGCGAGGAGTCGCTGGACCTGCGCTGGTTCCCGTACGAGGAGGTGGCGGCGGCGGCCGACACCTCGGTCGTACGGCTGGTGGAGGCGACCCTGGCGCGGCTATGACACCCGCCGCACAGCCCGGAAGGGGCGGCCCCGCATCCTGCGGAGCCGCCCCTTCCGCGTGCTTCCGGGCGCGCTAGTTCCAGGCGTTGTTCTGGTTCTGGGCGTGGACCCCGTGCTGGCCCATCCCGTACTGCGCGGCCATTCCCTGGCCCAGCTGGGCGTTCTGCGGCGGCAGCACCTCGCTCGGCTGCACCAGCGCGAAGCCGGTGCCGAGGAAGCTGAGCTCCCAGCCCTCGCCGGTGTTGCCGCGCCGCCGCCAGACGCCGGTGGAGTGCGTCTGGGCCTGCATCTGCACCCGCAGCGAGGTGGACCAGGCGACGATCGCGTCCGCGTCGGCGTTGACGTACTTGTCCGGCGTGACCTGCATCATCAGCGGCTGCCCGGAGGTCATCAGAGCGACCTTGCCGCGGCCGGTGATGTTGAGCTGGTACTTGCCGGAGCCGGAGATGCCGTACTGGCTGTCGACCGCGATGGCCTCGGTGTGCAGGGTGGAGTCCATGGCCAGTACGTAGCTGCTGTCGACGGTGAGGCCGTCCTGGTCCACGTCCACGACGTGCACGTACTGGGCGAGGTTGGCGAAGTAGACCGTGCCCTGCCCGGAGCAGCGCATCAGGTCGAGGCCCTCGCCGGTGCGGGCGCGGGCGGTGCGCTGCGTGGTGCTCTGGTACTCGCCGTCGAAGTCGACGATCCCCTGGTAGGCGACCATGGCGCCCTTGCGGGCGAGGACGTCGTCGGAGCCGGCCAGGGTGACCCGCAGCAGCTGCGGGTTCTGGACGGCGTACCGCTCCTGGGACTGCTGCTCGGCGTGGCCGAAAAGTGAGCTCTGCATGATGTGTGTCCGCTCCCCCTCAGCCCCGGGTCCGGAGCCGGTCGGTGCTGTCCTCGCTGGGCTGTACGACGACGATGCCCTGGCCGGAGAAGGCCATCTGGTAGGCCTCCCCGCTGCCCCGGCCGATCATCGACGAGGCCTTGAAGCTGCGCTTGCCCTTCACCTTGAGGTTCGGGGACCAGGCGACGAGCGCGTCGGGGTCGACGTACGTCTCGTCCTCGCCGCGGCCGCAGTCGACCACGATCGGGGTGCCGCGGGAGGTGATGGCGACCCAGCCGGTGCCCGCGATCTGCACGTTGAACAGGCCCTGGCCGGCGAACTTCGCCATGCCCTTGACCCGTTCGACGCCCCACTGGAGGTGGGCGTCGAAGGCGAGCAGGTTGGTGCCGTTGACCGAGAGCGCGTCGTTGTTGAGGTTGATGACGACGACGTCCGCGCCGTAGTCGGCGAGGTAGAGCAGGCCGTCGCCGGTGGCCTTCATCAGCGGGGCGCCCTCGCCGGTGAGCCACTGGGAGGCCATCTGGCGCAGGGCCGGCGGGTTGGGCTCGTACTGGACGAAGCCCTCGTAGGCGACCATCGACCCGGTGCGCGCGAAGAGGTCCTGGCCGCTCTGCATGGCGACCTTGAGCATGGCCCTGCCGTGGTTCTCCATGCGGGCCGTGACGGGGGTGGGGGCGTAGCCCGCGAGCTGCTGGTTCATTGCGTTCATGGCATTCATGTGGGGCTCCCTCAGACCTCGTACGGCTGGACGACGATGAAGTTGCCGGGAGCGCCGCGGAACTGGAGGTTCACGGTCTCCCCGCTGTGGCCGGGGTAGGCGTTGCGCCGCAGCCGGACCTGGCTGGAGACGATCACCTGGGAGGCCGCCGACCACGCGACGATGGCGTTGCTGTCGGCGAAGGTGGTCGGGGTGACGGGCAGGACGACGGGCGTTCCGTGCGTCTTGACGATCACCGTGCCGGAGCCCTGGAACAGCATCGTGAACAGGGCGCCGCCGGGGATGCCGTGGCCCTCGATGCGGCGGACCTCGTGCTGGAGGGACTCGTCGAAGGCGAGGACGCTTTCGGCGGAGACGCAGATCCCGTCGCCCTGGAGCTCGATGGCGTGCAGGTGGGCGCCGTTCTCGGCGAGGAAGACCTGGCCGCGGCCGCTGCAGCGCATCAGCTGCATCTCCTGGCCGGTGGCGTTGCCGACGATGCGGCCGGCGAAGCCGGCGCCCTTGTAGCTGAAGTCGACCTTGCCCTGGTAGAGGACCATGCTGCCCTGGCGGGCGAGGACGGGCTGGCCGCCCATCGAGAGGTCCACCCGCATCAGCTGCTGGTTCTGCGCGGTCCAGCGGGTGCCGGTGGGGACTTCCTTGTACGGCTGGAGGGCGGCGGCGAGGCCGGCGCCGGCGGCCTGCGGGGCGCCGTGGCCGTAGCCGGGCTGCTGACCGGGCATCTGCTGGCCGTACGGGGGCGGCTGCTGGCCGGGGACCTGGCCGTAGGTCGCGGGGGCCGGGGGCGGGACCTGGCCGCCGTAGCCGGGCATCTGGCCGTACGAGGGCTGCGGCTGCTGGCCGTACGGGGGCGCGCCGGGCGGGCCGGGCGGCTGCGGGGCGTGCGGCGGCCGGCCGTACGGCGCGGGGGCCGGCGGGGTGGTGATCGGGCCGACCATGGTCGGGGCCGAGTGCACGGGGGCCGGCGGGGCCGGCTGCTGGTACTGCGGGGCGGGCGCGGGGGCCGGGGCGGGCGCGGGCTGCGGGACGTACGGGGCCTGGGGAGCCTGCGGGGCTTGCGGGGCCTGGACCGGGGCGCCGAAGGACGGCGCCGGGGCGGCGGTCTGCGGCGGCGGGGCGAATCCCGGCGCGGCGCCGGCCTGGGCCGGGGCGGCGGCCTGCGGCTGCTGCGGGGCCTGCTGCTCGTCCTCGTCGGCGACCTCGCCGCCGAAGTTCTTCAGCAGCGCGGCGAGCCCGCCGTCGAAGCCCTGGCCGACCGCGGCGAAGCGCCACACGTCCTTGAGGTAGAAGTCGCCGAGCATGACGGCGCGCTCGGTGCTGAACTCCGCGCCCGTGAAGGAGTACCGGACGACTTCCTCGCCGCCGGCCACGATCCGGATGTAGCCCGGTCCGATCTGCGACATCTGTCCGTCGCCGTCGATGGTGGCCGTGAAGGACAGCTTGTGGATGCTCGCCGGGACGCGGTCCAGCGTCACCCGGAAGGACTCGGTGTCGCCCGCCTGCGCGCCGAGCTGCTGGATCGACTCCTCCGGCGACTTCGGCTGGTTGTAGAAGACGAAGTACCGGTCGTCCGACAGCTGCTCGTTGGCGTCAAGGCCGAAGCAGCTGATGTCGAAGGCGAGTCCGGGGCCGGCGATCTGCACGCCCACGTACAGATCCGTGCCTGCCGTCAGATCGCTGATCCTGGCCTTGTGACCGCGTTGGAATTCCCTGGCCATACGTAACGACCGTCCCCCATCCCGACAGTGAATTGCGTGGCGCTCAGGCTAGCCGCAT
Protein-coding sequences here:
- a CDS encoding NUDIX hydrolase, with product MSLYDDALLVLKRYEDQPELRDLYLEHLAAHPDGMYKPCQAGHLTGSALVIDPAGGRVLLTLHKKLGIWLQMGGHCEPEDTTLAGAALREAVEESGIASGLTLLPGGPVRLDRHPIPAPCNWHLDVQYAALAPADAVAEISEESLDLRWFPYEEVAAAADTSVVRLVEATLARL
- a CDS encoding AIM24 family protein, coding for MQSSLFGHAEQQSQERYAVQNPQLLRVTLAGSDDVLARKGAMVAYQGIVDFDGEYQSTTQRTARARTGEGLDLMRCSGQGTVYFANLAQYVHVVDVDQDGLTVDSSYVLAMDSTLHTEAIAVDSQYGISGSGKYQLNITGRGKVALMTSGQPLMMQVTPDKYVNADADAIVAWSTSLRVQMQAQTHSTGVWRRRGNTGEGWELSFLGTGFALVQPSEVLPPQNAQLGQGMAAQYGMGQHGVHAQNQNNAWN
- a CDS encoding AIM24 family protein — protein: MNQQLAGYAPTPVTARMENHGRAMLKVAMQSGQDLFARTGSMVAYEGFVQYEPNPPALRQMASQWLTGEGAPLMKATGDGLLYLADYGADVVVINLNNDALSVNGTNLLAFDAHLQWGVERVKGMAKFAGQGLFNVQIAGTGWVAITSRGTPIVVDCGRGEDETYVDPDALVAWSPNLKVKGKRSFKASSMIGRGSGEAYQMAFSGQGIVVVQPSEDSTDRLRTRG
- a CDS encoding TerD family protein; protein product: MAREFQRGHKARISDLTAGTDLYVGVQIAGPGLAFDISCFGLDANEQLSDDRYFVFYNQPKSPEESIQQLGAQAGDTESFRVTLDRVPASIHKLSFTATIDGDGQMSQIGPGYIRIVAGGEEVVRYSFTGAEFSTERAVMLGDFYLKDVWRFAAVGQGFDGGLAALLKNFGGEVADEDEQQAPQQPQAAAPAQAGAAPGFAPPPQTAAPAPSFGAPVQAPQAPQAPQAPYVPQPAPAPAPAPAPQYQQPAPPAPVHSAPTMVGPITTPPAPAPYGRPPHAPQPPGPPGAPPYGQQPQPSYGQMPGYGGQVPPPAPATYGQVPGQQPPPYGQQMPGQQPGYGHGAPQAAGAGLAAALQPYKEVPTGTRWTAQNQQLMRVDLSMGGQPVLARQGSMVLYQGKVDFSYKGAGFAGRIVGNATGQEMQLMRCSGRGQVFLAENGAHLHAIELQGDGICVSAESVLAFDESLQHEVRRIEGHGIPGGALFTMLFQGSGTVIVKTHGTPVVLPVTPTTFADSNAIVAWSAASQVIVSSQVRLRRNAYPGHSGETVNLQFRGAPGNFIVVQPYEV